Below is a genomic region from Hyphomicrobium nitrativorans NL23.
CTCTTGGCAGTGGTGTTCGGGTATGCGGATGCCGTAGACGTTGCGACGATCCTTGGCCGTGAAATATCCGTGACCAACTTGGGACGCGTGACAACATGGGGCGAGGCGGCAGATGGCATTGTCGTGTCGTCGGACTTTGTCGCGGTGAGCGATAACGCCGCCGCGTATGCGAGAGCGGGCGCTGTCGAAATCAACAACGAGGGCCTGATCGACGTTCGCGGCGATACGTCTTCCGGCATTCTCGTCACAGGGTACATCACGGCAGACACATTGGGTGCGACCGCTGCAGCTGTCGCCATCGCGGATGGCGTTACTGTGAACAGTCACGAGGTGCGGGCCTCCGGATATGGCGTTTCGGGTATCTCGGTCTACAAGACGGTACAGGCCGACAGCGCCAGCGGTGCGCAAGCTCACGGTCCCAACGTCACAATCAATGCCCACGACGTCTTTGTGAACGGGGATGACAGCGTGGGTATTATGGCCGTCAACATGGTGTCATCATCAAGCCTCGACGGTTCAAGTGCGGCGTATGGTGGCGATATCCTCGTGAAAACGACGGGCACGGTTTCCGTCGCTGGGGCCAACTCATTCGGCATTATGGCAGGCGGTATGGCGAACGCCGATACCGCGGAGCAGGGTGACGTTTCCATTCATGTGGCGTCCGGATCGGTCACGGCCGACGTCGCTGCGATTTTCTTTGCAAGCGAAGGCGACAATGGGCTTGCGAACTTCGGCACGATTTCCGGCCTGTTCGCGGTGGTTGGCGGCGGCGGCGACGAGGTGATCGAGAACTGGGGCACGATCATCGGCAGTATCGATGTCGGCTTCGGCGACAACGAATTCCATAACTACACGCCGGGCGTGTTCGTATCAGGCGATATCGTTCTTCTCGGGTCCGGCACGCTGACGAATGCGGGCCTGCTCACGCCCGGTGGTGCCGGGCTTTTGCAGACCACGGCGGTGGACGGGGATGTCGTGCAGACGGAGAGCGGGCGCTTTGCGGTCGATCTCGACTACGCGACGCTGGGTTCGGACCGACTTGGAATTTCAGGCACGGCGACGCTTGCCGGAACGGTGGTGGCGCATGCGATCGAGGGGCTTCCAGCCGCCGTTTTCAACCATCAGTTTCATATCCTGCATGCTGCCGGTGGTGTAGTTCCGGACGGGCTGACTGCGCAAGATACTGCGGTCGTCGATTACACCGTGCTTTTCGATCCAAACGGGCAAGACGTCTACCTTGGCGCTGCCATCGATTTCAGCGGTCGTGGCGGCCTCAACGCGAATCAGACCGGGGTCGGCCGTATGCTGAACAGCATCCACTCGTACGGAGCGCCTGCGGCCATGGCGCCTGCTTTTGCGGCCTTGATGAACCTGCCGACGACCGCGGATCTTGCGCGCGCGTACAATCAGGCTTTGCCGGGTGCGGCGGGGCAGCAGCAGGCTGAGGGACAAAGCGCTTCGGCGGACTTCTCGAACACGCTCATGAGTTGCCGTGAGGCGGGCGGACCGAATGCGGCGATCCGCGAGGGCGAGTGCCTCTGGGCACGGGCGCGCGCGACCGATATCAATGTTGACGGCTCGGCGACGAATGTCGGCTCGAACAGTCGGGTGGGGTCGTTCGCAGCCGGTCTTCAGGTCGCGATGGCGGCCGATTGGCGGATCGGCGTTGCGCTGGGTTACGATCTCGTGTCGCGTTCGACGCAGAGCGGCGCGTCCACAGACGGCGATCGCACGAACATCGGCGCGGTGGTGAAGTATAACCCTGGCCCGTACCTCTTGGCTGCGGGTGCGGCTGTAGGTTGGGGAACGTTCGAAACGGATCGGCGAATGGCCTTTGGAGGTTTTGCCGCAACCGCGACATCGAAAAGCGATACGGATTACGTCACCGGCTGGCTTCACGCCGCGTATCTCGCCGATCTGGGACGTTGGTATTTGAAGCCGCTCGTCGAAGCGCGGATGACCGAACTCGATTTTTCGGGCGCGCGGGAAACCGGCGGTGGCGGGCTCGGGCTCGTGATTGCGGGAGCACGCGATACGATGTTCAGCGTGTCGCCTGCGCTGGAAGTCGGGACGGAGTTTCGTTTCGATGCGCTCGCCGTCTGGCGGCCGTTCGTGCGCGCGGGCGTGACGTGGCGTGACCAAGACAATTTGGTTACGCATGCGGCTTTCGCGGCCGCACCCGGCGTGCCGGGCTTCCAGATCGTGACGGAGGTGGATGACGTGCTGTTCGACATTAGCGCGGGCGTCGACGTGATCGGGGCCGACGGTGCGGTGCTTCGCGCGCAATACGACGGGAGCTTCGGCAGCACATCGAGCCAGAACAGCGTCAGCCTCAAGGGCAGCGTACCGTTTTAGTTCCGAAGCGTGTGGACGAGAGGCGAAGGCTTGGCCCAGTTCGTGACGTTGGTATGGGGCGCCGCCATGATCGGTAACCTGATCGTGGCTATCCGCTTGTGCTATGCGATCGAGGCGCGCTCGGGAGTTAAGAACGGGCCGCAGTACGCCAATCTGTTTCCTGTTGCGCTCAACATCGGCGTGGCGCGGGACGCGGAAACGCAGCGGCTGCGGCGCAAGATGAATCTCCACCTGCTGTTCGTTCCGATCGGGTTCGCGCCGTTGATCGTCTTCGCTCTCTACATGGAAGGCATGATTTGAGACGCGGCTATCTGCTCAAAGTTATTGCCGTGGCGGTTGCCTTCGTTGGAATGCCGATGGGTGCGCATGCGGATGGGGTCGCGCATCCGCGGGATGCCGCCGACGTTCTCATGCGCGGAATGCTGACGGGCGATGTGAATGCCGTCGCGGCGCTCTATACGCCCAACGCCGTTTATCTCGCCCCGGATTCGCCCATGATAAGCGGGCGTGACGCAATCCGCGGCGTTTACGAGCGCCACTTGAGCGCCGGCCGCAGCACGATCCGGTTCTTCGACGTCAAGATCGACCAGGCGGAGAACCGCGCGCTTGTGGTTTGGCACTGGACTTCGGAAATCGCGCGCGAGGGGGCGGAGGTTGTCCGCATGGACGG
It encodes:
- a CDS encoding YybH family protein, producing the protein MRRGYLLKVIAVAVAFVGMPMGAHADGVAHPRDAADVLMRGMLTGDVNAVAALYTPNAVYLAPDSPMISGRDAIRGVYERHLSAGRSTIRFFDVKIDQAENRALVVWHWTSEIAREGAEVVRMDGRSMVYMVRSDSGWQISADMLQTLPSR
- a CDS encoding autotransporter outer membrane beta-barrel domain-containing protein, yielding MGRPTRQAVLFFFAGSVMLSAGAAGVRANDPCVANGTTLTCSGDQSDGVAEWSGAFETLLVNSLSGAIETSSLSGIYFVTNGQPMTLRSSTGPFGVSTTGDDAPGIEVASRVTIINGAHSFTSADVVVFSDDTIVTTGEESYGIGFDVVTAIVEATATADVSATGASINATSTGRISTYGEFAHGIDAFTAVSASATMPGSQAAVVGGDVTVRANRVQTFGDEAKGVFLRQNLSAIGDVLATSTGGHLAVSSGIVTTRGVYATGVGVSSTAWLQGGNASGSAAAITIESETVETFGDFANGLLAVVFGYADAVDVATILGREISVTNLGRVTTWGEAADGIVVSSDFVAVSDNAAAYARAGAVEINNEGLIDVRGDTSSGILVTGYITADTLGATAAAVAIADGVTVNSHEVRASGYGVSGISVYKTVQADSASGAQAHGPNVTINAHDVFVNGDDSVGIMAVNMVSSSSLDGSSAAYGGDILVKTTGTVSVAGANSFGIMAGGMANADTAEQGDVSIHVASGSVTADVAAIFFASEGDNGLANFGTISGLFAVVGGGGDEVIENWGTIIGSIDVGFGDNEFHNYTPGVFVSGDIVLLGSGTLTNAGLLTPGGAGLLQTTAVDGDVVQTESGRFAVDLDYATLGSDRLGISGTATLAGTVVAHAIEGLPAAVFNHQFHILHAAGGVVPDGLTAQDTAVVDYTVLFDPNGQDVYLGAAIDFSGRGGLNANQTGVGRMLNSIHSYGAPAAMAPAFAALMNLPTTADLARAYNQALPGAAGQQQAEGQSASADFSNTLMSCREAGGPNAAIREGECLWARARATDINVDGSATNVGSNSRVGSFAAGLQVAMAADWRIGVALGYDLVSRSTQSGASTDGDRTNIGAVVKYNPGPYLLAAGAAVGWGTFETDRRMAFGGFAATATSKSDTDYVTGWLHAAYLADLGRWYLKPLVEARMTELDFSGARETGGGGLGLVIAGARDTMFSVSPALEVGTEFRFDALAVWRPFVRAGVTWRDQDNLVTHAAFAAAPGVPGFQIVTEVDDVLFDISAGVDVIGADGAVLRAQYDGSFGSTSSQNSVSLKGSVPF